Genomic DNA from Anaerobranca californiensis DSM 14826:
ATGAAAAAGTAATTGGATCCCCTAAATTTAAAACAGCAGATATAGTAGTTGCTTTAAGTGGTAGAGCTATAGAGAGAACCAAAAGATATGTTGGCCCAGAAACAGTATTTATATACGATAGCTCTACAATCCAAGCTATTAATGAAGATGAAGAATCTGATTATAAAATTACTTTACCGGAAAATGCTAAAGCGGTTATTGGTATACCAGCAAATGAAATTGCTAAGGAAGAGTTACATCCCAGAGTATTTAACATTATGATTTTAGGTGCAGTAATTAAAGCAACTGGAGTTTTACCTGTTGAAAAAATCAAAGAAGCTATAGAAGCCAAGTTAGGTTACAAATTTGAGCAAAACCCAGAACTTAGGGAACTAAATTTTAAAGCCCTTGAGAGGGGTATGAGTCTTGTAGAAAAGGTTCTTTAATAAGGGGAGGTGCAGAAAATGTCAAAAAAATATACAGCTGTAACTCAGCAAGGTGCTAAGGCTAACTTCCACAACTTTCCTCAACTATGTAAAGGTTGTGGTCTGTGTATAGAAAAGTGTCCGGTAAAAATAATTACTTGGTCAAAGGTATTGGGTGTTTATGGAACACCAACAGTGGAGACAATTGATCAAGACAAATGTATTGCCTGTGGAATTTGCCAGTCTGTATGTCCAGATTGTGCAATTGCCATTGAAAAACATCCTAAAAAATAAATAGAAAATAGTAATAACGGCTAGACTTTTTAAAGCTAGCCGTTATTTTGCTAAAAAATATCACTTGCATAGGGGAAGAAAATATGCTAAGATAAATTTCGTCGTTTGTCACCACTAAAAAATTAAAATAAAAACAAAAAAGGTGTTGACAAGTAACGCGAAAAATGATAAGATAAATTTTGTCGCCACGAGGTGACAAAAAGAAAAAAGTTCTTTGAAAAAGT
This window encodes:
- a CDS encoding 2-oxoacid:acceptor oxidoreductase family protein, whose translation is MSKLYKIALAGEGGQGVQSVANILAEAANDNGLEAIYIPNFGVEQRGGVSIAYVQIDEKVIGSPKFKTADIVVALSGRAIERTKRYVGPETVFIYDSSTIQAINEDEESDYKITLPENAKAVIGIPANEIAKEELHPRVFNIMILGAVIKATGVLPVEKIKEAIEAKLGYKFEQNPELRELNFKALERGMSLVEKVL
- a CDS encoding 4Fe-4S binding protein, translated to MSKKYTAVTQQGAKANFHNFPQLCKGCGLCIEKCPVKIITWSKVLGVYGTPTVETIDQDKCIACGICQSVCPDCAIAIEKHPKK